A genomic region of Campylobacter corcagiensis contains the following coding sequences:
- a CDS encoding DUF3137 domain-containing protein yields the protein MSYLNLLNLEKKRKFILKFLIIYTAVFTIFFMFIIGFIWDKFSNSYLYEYNELKILIVLIIAISLRGFYKFSVAYFDEHFREFKSEYKDAVLEPLFKRLNFKYSKFGHVHALDIMHSGLLDGFDTQDGNDFVRGSVGDVRFSFSDITLSRIKYSLFKDIMLGYLFSRTKKPKFMGLFYTADFNKSIKTPIKITSKPKLFRTKILMDNYDFNELFNVYCSDMVFANYILTPVFMERLLTLEKFAKGGIKISFDRNKIFIVLNKGKDSFEPNLLKSVKNRDNFVAIRHEIFAVLSIIKNLNLNEKIW from the coding sequence ATGAGCTATTTAAACCTTCTAAATTTAGAAAAAAAGCGTAAATTTATACTGAAATTTTTAATTATTTACACTGCAGTTTTTACTATTTTTTTCATGTTTATTATAGGTTTTATATGGGATAAATTCTCAAATAGCTATCTTTATGAGTATAATGAGCTTAAGATTTTAATTGTGCTTATTATCGCTATATCTTTAAGGGGCTTTTATAAATTCTCAGTTGCATACTTTGATGAGCATTTTAGGGAGTTTAAAAGCGAGTATAAAGACGCTGTTTTAGAGCCCCTTTTTAAGAGATTAAATTTCAAATACTCTAAATTTGGGCATGTTCACGCACTTGACATTATGCATAGTGGGCTTTTGGATGGTTTTGACACTCAAGATGGCAATGACTTTGTAAGAGGAAGTGTTGGGGATGTGAGATTTAGCTTTAGCGATATAACTCTTAGTCGTATAAAATATAGCCTTTTTAAGGATATAATGCTTGGATATCTATTTTCAAGAACAAAAAAACCTAAATTTATGGGACTTTTTTATACAGCTGATTTTAATAAAAGCATAAAAACTCCTATAAAAATAACTTCAAAACCAAAGCTTTTTAGGACTAAAATTTTAATGGATAACTATGATTTTAACGAGCTTTTCAATGTGTATTGTAGCGATATGGTATTTGCAAACTACATCTTAACGCCTGTTTTTATGGAAAGGCTCTTAACGCTTGAGAAATTTGCAAAAGGTGGCATTAAGATTAGTTTTGATAGAAATAAAATTTTTATAGTTTTAAACAAAGGAAAAGATAGCTTTGAGCCAAATCTTTTGAAAAGTGTAAAAAATAGAGATAATTTTGTAGCCATAAGGCATGAAATTTTTGCAGTTTTATCTATCATAAAAAATCTTAACTTAAATGAAAAAATTTGGTAA
- a CDS encoding c-type cytochrome, whose translation MKKILLSLTLLSAVIANDTYVVEAKGEFEKELAEKYSKEGGTEVNINKSDSAKSQTNNHKETKTLNFAKEQGEKLYTKNCLECHGEMGTKRSYATAKKLSKMSPEDIYVSFRAYVSDPSYGSSVGQITMTPVASRITDIELGYIIAYLKNDTTYAWGSSKPKQNTNISRNPTSQGTYLK comes from the coding sequence ATGAAAAAAATTTTACTATCACTTACACTTCTTTCAGCAGTTATTGCTAATGATACTTATGTTGTTGAAGCTAAAGGTGAGTTTGAAAAAGAGTTAGCTGAGAAATACTCTAAAGAAGGTGGGACAGAAGTAAATATCAATAAAAGTGATAGTGCTAAATCCCAAACAAATAACCATAAAGAAACTAAAACTTTAAACTTTGCAAAAGAGCAAGGTGAAAAGCTATATACTAAAAACTGTCTTGAGTGCCATGGTGAAATGGGTACCAAAAGAAGCTACGCAACTGCTAAAAAACTCTCTAAAATGTCTCCTGAAGATATCTATGTTTCATTTAGGGCATATGTAAGCGATCCTAGCTACGGCAGTTCGGTAGGACAAATCACTATGACACCTGTTGCAAGCCGTATTACTGATATAGAACTTGGTTATATTATAGCTTATCTTAAAAATGATACGACTTATGCTTGGGGTTCATCAAAACCAAAACAAAATACAAATATTTCTAGAAACCCAACTTCTCAGGGAACTTATCTTAAATAA
- a CDS encoding DUF234 domain-containing protein, translating to MDYLLSQRYLRLEKSREEKPTPQFKNHKLPKELRRYLIHDKVQFKSNFMRFWFRFVEPNLALLKEGKFDEVLSIIKADFENYASLPFENLSIKLAKIYLNSPNLELYSYWTKEFEVDMFSHSLGGIIGEVKFRDRKVCKNALNLLDLKAAKIGIKPKFTFLFSKSGYSNELLNLKRDDLKLFDLDDFARLL from the coding sequence ATGGATTATCTTTTAAGCCAAAGATATCTAAGACTAGAAAAAAGTCGCGAAGAAAAGCCAACTCCACAGTTTAAAAACCACAAACTTCCCAAAGAGTTAAGAAGGTATTTAATCCACGATAAAGTCCAGTTTAAAAGTAACTTTATGCGGTTTTGGTTTAGGTTTGTAGAGCCAAATTTAGCACTTTTAAAAGAGGGTAAATTTGATGAAGTTTTAAGCATCATAAAAGCTGACTTTGAAAACTACGCATCACTTCCTTTTGAAAATTTAAGCATAAAACTAGCTAAAATTTATCTAAATAGCCCAAATTTAGAGCTTTACAGCTACTGGACAAAAGAATTTGAAGTTGATATGTTTAGCCATAGCCTTGGTGGAATTATAGGTGAGGTTAAATTTAGAGATAGAAAAGTGTGTAAAAATGCTCTAAATTTACTAGATTTAAAAGCGGCAAAAATCGGCATAAAGCCAAAATTTACCTTTCTTTTTTCAAAAAGTGGATATAGTAATGAGCTTTTAAATTTAAAAAGAGATGATTTAAAGCTTTTTGATTTAGATGATTTTGCTAGGCTTTTATGA
- a CDS encoding major outer membrane protein, which produces MKLVKLSLVAAMAAGVFATTASAAPLDEMIKDIDVSGYARLRYTNDSVKKNRDSGDDGKSTWNFKGELNLKSKIDDNFFAVVGIRYDNSDDGQHLSTSSYKDDDNFKLHRAYFGYNYGGTTIQVGRQDVGAFFTADMYGDGIKILNSDIEGLTLAALWMDSLEEDGDIGSIGADGGVLVADRLAANPSWVAPNLAEPSLLEIDAVAALTGKRVTDHNLYGVAAIGSYDPVSFQIWYAVLEDVTDLFAVELATNFDVTADFNLGLKGQYGFSDFDGDLKKGNLISDGQIWAVEASTNVQGLDISAGYVDFSADDDKTVSLVAFEDNGQYIKPGEELFDYTLFRGENSYWFVTAGFTFPDTGFRIGADYLDGETTWYGKDYDAQEIVARLEYAHSKKLKFKAWYSWMEEDAVADGYEKDRVRFEAKYSF; this is translated from the coding sequence ATGAAACTAGTTAAACTAAGTTTAGTTGCGGCTATGGCTGCTGGCGTTTTCGCTACTACTGCTTCTGCAGCACCACTTGATGAAATGATCAAAGATATCGATGTAAGCGGTTACGCAAGATTAAGATATACAAACGATTCTGTAAAAAAGAATAGAGATTCAGGTGATGATGGAAAAAGTACATGGAATTTTAAAGGTGAGTTAAACCTAAAAAGTAAAATTGATGATAACTTCTTTGCTGTAGTTGGTATTAGATATGATAATAGTGATGATGGTCAACACTTGAGTACTTCTTCTTACAAAGATGATGATAACTTCAAACTACATAGAGCATATTTTGGATATAACTATGGTGGTACAACTATCCAAGTTGGTAGACAAGATGTTGGTGCATTCTTTACAGCTGATATGTATGGTGACGGTATTAAGATCTTAAATTCTGATATCGAAGGCTTAACTCTTGCGGCTTTATGGATGGACTCTCTAGAAGAAGATGGTGATATTGGTTCTATAGGAGCTGATGGAGGTGTTTTAGTAGCAGATAGATTAGCTGCAAATCCAAGTTGGGTTGCACCAAATCTAGCAGAGCCATCTCTACTTGAAATAGATGCAGTTGCAGCTTTAACTGGTAAAAGAGTAACTGACCATAACCTATATGGTGTAGCAGCTATCGGTTCATATGACCCAGTAAGCTTCCAAATTTGGTATGCTGTTTTAGAAGATGTTACAGATCTATTTGCTGTAGAACTAGCTACTAACTTTGATGTTACAGCTGACTTCAATCTTGGCTTAAAAGGTCAATACGGATTTTCTGATTTTGATGGTGATCTCAAAAAAGGTAACCTAATTTCTGATGGACAAATTTGGGCAGTTGAAGCATCTACAAATGTTCAAGGTCTTGATATATCAGCTGGTTATGTTGATTTCTCAGCTGATGATGATAAGACAGTTTCACTTGTAGCATTTGAAGATAATGGTCAATACATTAAACCAGGTGAAGAGCTATTTGATTATACACTATTTAGAGGTGAGAATAGCTACTGGTTTGTAACAGCAGGATTTACTTTCCCAGATACAGGATTTAGAATCGGTGCTGATTACCTAGATGGTGAGACAACATGGTATGGAAAAGACTATGATGCACAAGAAATCGTAGCTAGACTTGAGTACGCTCACAGCAAAAAGCTAAAATTTAAAGCTTGGTACTCATGGATGGAAGAAGATGCAGTAGCTGATGGTTATGAAAAAGATAGAGTTAGATTTGAGGCTAAATACTCATTCTAA
- the petA gene encoding ubiquinol-cytochrome c reductase iron-sulfur subunit, giving the protein MSSEKTNRRDFIGLSFGAVAAVGGLFGLGAMKKTWDPLPSVVAAGFTTVDLSKVVEGELYQVEWRKKPIFILKKSSEMKADDKRDVVVDGVRYTVCIGLCTHLGCIPSYKANAHQFVCACHGGIFDISGNATFGPPPRALDIPPFKIDGTTLVLGETGPEYEKLMANA; this is encoded by the coding sequence ATGTCTAGTGAAAAAACAAATAGACGAGATTTTATAGGTCTTAGTTTTGGTGCAGTCGCTGCAGTTGGCGGTCTGTTTGGACTAGGGGCTATGAAAAAAACTTGGGATCCACTTCCTAGCGTTGTTGCAGCTGGTTTTACAACCGTTGACCTAAGTAAGGTCGTAGAAGGTGAGCTCTATCAGGTTGAGTGGCGAAAGAAGCCTATATTTATACTTAAAAAATCAAGTGAGATGAAAGCAGACGATAAACGAGATGTTGTAGTTGATGGTGTAAGATATACAGTTTGCATAGGTCTTTGTACTCATCTTGGCTGTATTCCAAGCTATAAGGCAAATGCACATCAGTTTGTCTGTGCTTGTCATGGAGGTATATTTGATATAAGTGGAAATGCTACATTTGGTCCACCACCACGAGCTCTTGATATACCACCATTTAAGATTGATGGCACTACACTTGTTCTTGGTGAAACTGGTCCTGAGTATGAAAAACTCATGGCTAATGCATAA
- a CDS encoding cytochrome b, whose translation MAHIKKATSLGDWFEQRLAVKKVWNVLAGEYWIPKNISFLWAMGVILLTLFILLLVSGLMLMCYYKPDALLAFDSVNKTIMQEVEYGWLWRNIHAVAASVTFLIIYIHTLTGIYYRSYKNGREMIWLSGILLMVLYSAEAFSGYMLPWGQMSYWAAQVITQLFGGIPFIGDAVVEWIRGDYAVSDPTLTRFFMLHVCLLPLLIIVAIVLHFYTLRVPHVNNLTGEEIDFDLEGEKYLQGDTKGSKVIPFWPGFLAKDFYYVAIFMVFFFYLVGFNYNFAMDPINFDPANSLKTPAHIYPEWYFLWEYEILRGFFFDVGPLKAADIGLIGFAFSLVSLAFIPWLDRNNVVAPAHESKGFFIWFWVLVVNMILLSIFGKLPVDGTVLGISNTYIGFVLTMIYMLEILVVLPAVTIAERKRR comes from the coding sequence ATGGCACATATTAAAAAAGCTACAAGCTTAGGCGATTGGTTTGAGCAAAGATTAGCTGTAAAAAAGGTTTGGAATGTTTTAGCAGGTGAGTATTGGATACCTAAAAATATAAGCTTTTTATGGGCTATGGGTGTTATACTTTTAACTCTTTTTATTCTGCTTTTGGTTAGTGGACTGATGCTAATGTGTTACTATAAGCCAGATGCACTTTTAGCATTTGATAGTGTTAATAAAACTATAATGCAAGAAGTTGAGTATGGTTGGCTTTGGCGAAATATCCACGCAGTCGCTGCATCTGTAACATTTCTTATAATATATATACACACTTTAACAGGAATTTATTACCGCTCATATAAAAACGGTAGAGAGATGATATGGTTAAGTGGAATACTGCTTATGGTTTTATACTCTGCTGAGGCATTTAGTGGATATATGCTACCTTGGGGGCAAATGAGTTATTGGGCAGCTCAAGTTATTACTCAATTATTTGGTGGAATTCCATTTATTGGAGATGCTGTTGTTGAGTGGATTAGGGGGGATTATGCAGTAAGTGACCCAACTCTTACAAGATTTTTTATGCTTCATGTATGTCTTTTACCACTTCTAATTATAGTTGCTATTGTTTTACACTTTTATACATTAAGAGTACCGCATGTTAACAACCTAACAGGCGAAGAGATAGATTTTGATTTAGAGGGTGAAAAGTATCTACAAGGTGATACTAAGGGTAGTAAAGTTATACCATTTTGGCCAGGATTTTTGGCTAAGGATTTCTACTATGTAGCTATTTTTATGGTATTTTTCTTCTATTTAGTTGGTTTTAATTATAACTTTGCTATGGATCCTATTAACTTCGATCCAGCAAATAGCCTAAAAACTCCAGCACATATCTATCCTGAGTGGTACTTTTTGTGGGAGTATGAAATTTTAAGGGGCTTTTTCTTTGATGTTGGACCTTTAAAAGCTGCTGATATTGGTTTAATTGGCTTTGCGTTTTCACTTGTTTCACTAGCATTTATACCATGGCTTGATAGAAATAATGTCGTAGCTCCAGCTCATGAAAGCAAGGGCTTTTTTATATGGTTTTGGGTATTAGTTGTCAATATGATACTTTTAAGTATATTTGGAAAGCTACCTGTGGATGGAACTGTTCTAGGTATATCTAATACTTACATAGGCTTTGTTTTAACGATGATATATATGCTTGAAATTTTAGTTGTCTTGCCTGCTGTAACGATAGCTGAAAGAAAAAGGAGGTAA
- the dnaE gene encoding DNA polymerase III subunit alpha: MSEFTHLHLHTEYSLLDGANKIKELASILKERGTKSVAITDHGNMFGAIDFYKTMTKNGIKPLIGMEAYIHNNDDLSDKSSKARYHLILIAKNETGYKNLMYLSSMAYLEGFYYNPRINKKLLREHSEGLICSSACLQGEVNFHLNLSKRNIERGAKGYKRAKEVALEYKDIFGDDFYLEIMRHGIADQFSIDKQILQISKETGIKVIASNDAHYPYKDRAEAHEVFMCIAMAKNLDDPNRLKHSMKELYVKTDEEMRRIFADVPEVIENTAEIVDKCNLELKLGDPTPPNFKFAREYAKKYSVNLPCPDDEYSTENDDFLCKFLSEYGLEKRLEFIDASKHDDYKKRLNKEVEIIKNMGFSGYMLIVHDFIAWAKEQGIPVGPGRGSAAGSLVAYALKITDIDPLPYNLLFERFLNPDRKSMPDIDVDFCQYRRGEVIDYVIEKYGHYNVAQVATFGKLLAKGVIRDVARVCGMPYAQADKMAKLIPDKLGITLEARGIEGEDNYKPGAFELEPKIGELIEEDASAKRVWDFSLDLEGLNRNAGMHAAGVVISNEELWNKTPLFRQTNNSDGHIITQYTKDYLEDVDLIKFDFLGLKTLTVVDSAVKLVKRRYNKDIIWENINVNEPEVYKTISSGQTLGIFQIESGGMQKLATELKPDNFEDIIAMIALYRPGPMDLIPDFCARKHGEAKIEYIMPEIKDILEPTYGVIVYQEQVMQIVQKIGGFSLGEADLVRRAMGKKKADELNRMKAQYLEGAKNLGYDTKKADELFELIMKFANYGFNKSHAAAYTMITFQTAYLKTFYPAEFMAALLTSEENNMDKVSKYIDEIKRLNIEILAPSINSSFREFSVVENDGKDAIIYGMGAIKGVGLGAIENIIKERENGEFKSLNDFVSRIDSFKVNRRVVESLIKSGALDCLNLTRLALFQNIDNITDACKDMARMKSSLENSLFSDFEEDVGVEVKFIKNDKEYKNKELLKLEKECLGIYISGHPLDEYRSQIQSVKHTLSGEFEDLEKDITETTLVGKIEELEIKITRRGSKMGILTILDMHGTFEMVVFDKNLAAIENLSSEDREKPYAFRARIEKDDNQFKISMLELFSLEDAKNANFTDKGYNSRKNSFAKNQPKKRIAQEFEFLINLEELTSAKINEIYDRAFRENNSTNTKRLILKVEAFGKVFVYATNFYVSDNFGDTIQEILAA, from the coding sequence ATGAGCGAATTTACACACTTACATTTACATACTGAGTACTCTCTTTTAGACGGTGCAAATAAGATAAAAGAGCTTGCAAGTATCCTAAAAGAACGCGGCACAAAATCAGTTGCCATAACAGATCATGGAAATATGTTTGGAGCGATTGATTTTTATAAAACCATGACAAAAAATGGCATAAAGCCACTTATAGGAATGGAAGCTTATATCCATAATAACGATGATCTTAGCGATAAAAGTAGCAAAGCAAGATATCACTTAATACTTATTGCCAAAAACGAAACAGGCTATAAAAATCTTATGTATTTAAGTTCTATGGCGTATTTAGAGGGTTTTTATTATAACCCAAGAATAAATAAAAAACTTCTTAGAGAACACAGTGAAGGGCTTATTTGCTCATCAGCTTGCCTTCAAGGAGAGGTTAATTTCCATTTAAATTTAAGCAAAAGAAATATAGAAAGAGGCGCAAAAGGCTATAAAAGGGCAAAAGAAGTCGCTCTTGAGTATAAAGATATTTTTGGTGATGATTTCTATCTTGAGATAATGCGTCATGGAATTGCTGATCAGTTTAGTATAGATAAGCAAATTTTACAAATTTCAAAAGAAACAGGCATTAAAGTTATAGCAAGCAACGATGCTCACTATCCATACAAAGATAGAGCTGAGGCTCATGAGGTTTTTATGTGTATTGCTATGGCTAAAAACCTTGATGATCCTAATCGCTTAAAGCACTCAATGAAAGAGCTTTATGTAAAAACAGATGAAGAGATGAGACGAATTTTTGCCGATGTTCCTGAAGTTATAGAAAATACAGCTGAAATTGTAGATAAATGTAATTTAGAGTTAAAACTAGGCGATCCAACTCCACCAAATTTTAAATTTGCTAGAGAGTATGCAAAAAAATACTCTGTAAATTTACCTTGTCCTGATGATGAGTACAGTACTGAAAATGATGACTTTTTATGTAAATTTCTATCTGAATATGGCCTTGAAAAAAGACTTGAATTTATAGATGCATCAAAGCACGATGATTATAAAAAAAGACTTAATAAAGAAGTAGAAATCATAAAAAATATGGGCTTTTCAGGATACATGCTAATAGTTCATGACTTTATTGCGTGGGCAAAAGAACAAGGCATTCCAGTTGGTCCTGGAAGAGGTTCAGCAGCAGGAAGTTTAGTAGCGTACGCACTTAAAATCACTGATATTGACCCGCTTCCATACAACCTTCTTTTTGAGCGTTTTTTAAACCCAGATAGAAAGAGTATGCCTGATATCGATGTGGATTTTTGTCAGTATAGAAGAGGTGAAGTGATAGACTATGTTATTGAAAAATACGGTCATTACAATGTCGCACAAGTTGCAACTTTTGGTAAGCTTTTGGCAAAAGGCGTTATAAGAGATGTAGCAAGAGTTTGTGGTATGCCATATGCTCAAGCTGACAAAATGGCAAAACTCATACCTGATAAACTAGGCATTACTCTTGAAGCGAGGGGCATAGAAGGAGAAGATAACTATAAGCCAGGTGCCTTTGAGCTTGAACCAAAGATAGGTGAGCTTATTGAAGAAGATGCTTCTGCTAAGAGGGTTTGGGACTTTTCGCTTGATTTAGAAGGTCTTAATAGAAATGCAGGAATGCACGCAGCTGGAGTTGTGATAAGCAATGAAGAGCTTTGGAACAAAACTCCACTTTTTAGACAGACAAATAATAGTGATGGACATATCATCACGCAGTATACTAAGGACTATTTAGAAGATGTAGATCTTATAAAATTTGACTTTTTAGGACTTAAAACCTTAACAGTTGTTGATAGTGCTGTAAAGCTTGTCAAACGCAGATATAACAAAGATATCATATGGGAAAATATCAATGTAAACGAACCAGAAGTCTATAAAACTATAAGTAGTGGTCAAACTCTAGGGATTTTTCAGATAGAAAGTGGCGGTATGCAAAAACTAGCTACTGAGTTAAAGCCTGATAATTTTGAAGATATTATCGCTATGATAGCACTTTACCGTCCAGGACCAATGGATCTTATTCCTGATTTTTGTGCTAGAAAACATGGCGAGGCTAAGATAGAGTACATTATGCCTGAGATTAAGGATATCTTAGAGCCAACATATGGAGTCATTGTCTATCAAGAACAAGTTATGCAAATAGTCCAAAAAATAGGCGGCTTTAGCCTTGGTGAAGCTGATTTAGTAAGAAGGGCTATGGGTAAGAAAAAAGCCGATGAACTCAATAGAATGAAAGCTCAGTATCTAGAGGGTGCAAAAAATTTAGGCTATGATACTAAAAAAGCTGATGAGCTTTTTGAGCTAATTATGAAATTTGCAAACTATGGATTTAATAAATCTCACGCTGCAGCTTATACAATGATAACTTTTCAAACTGCATATCTTAAGACATTTTATCCAGCTGAATTTATGGCTGCTCTTCTTACAAGTGAAGAGAATAATATGGATAAAGTTTCAAAGTATATTGATGAGATAAAACGCCTTAATATAGAGATTTTAGCACCATCAATCAACTCATCTTTTAGAGAATTTAGCGTTGTGGAAAATGATGGAAAAGATGCGATTATTTATGGTATGGGAGCTATTAAAGGCGTTGGACTTGGAGCGATAGAAAACATCATAAAAGAGCGTGAAAATGGAGAATTTAAGAGCTTAAATGACTTTGTTTCAAGGATTGATAGTTTTAAGGTAAACAGACGAGTTGTAGAGTCACTTATCAAATCAGGTGCATTGGATTGCCTAAATTTAACCCGCCTTGCACTTTTTCAAAATATAGACAACATAACAGATGCTTGTAAGGATATGGCAAGGATGAAAAGTTCTTTAGAAAATTCACTATTTAGTGATTTTGAAGAAGATGTTGGAGTTGAGGTTAAATTTATTAAAAATGATAAAGAGTATAAAAACAAAGAGCTTTTAAAGCTAGAAAAAGAGTGTCTTGGAATTTACATATCAGGTCATCCGCTTGATGAGTATAGATCTCAGATACAAAGTGTTAAACACACGCTAAGTGGAGAGTTTGAAGACCTTGAAAAAGATATCACTGAGACTACTTTGGTTGGTAAGATTGAAGAGCTTGAGATTAAAATAACAAGGCGTGGATCTAAGATGGGAATTCTTACTATTTTAGATATGCATGGAACTTTTGAAATGGTGGTTTTTGATAAAAATTTAGCCGCTATTGAGAATTTAAGTAGCGAAGATAGAGAAAAACCATACGCTTTTAGAGCTAGAATAGAAAAAGATGATAATCAGTTTAAGATAAGTATGCTTGAACTTTTTAGCCTAGAAGATGCAAAAAATGCAAATTTTACCGATAAGGGTTATAATAGTAGAAAAAATAGCTTTGCAAAAAATCAACCCAAAAAGCGAATCGCCCAAGAGTTTGAATTTCTTATAAATTTAGAAGAGTTAACAAGTGCTAAGATAAATGAAATTTATGATAGAGCTTTTAGGGAAAACAACTCCACAAACACAAAACGCCTTATACTAAAGGTAGAAGCTTTTGGCAAGGTTTTTGTATATGCTACAAATTTCTATGTGAGTGATAATTTTGGCGATACTATACAAGAAATTTTAGCAGCTTAA
- a CDS encoding inositol monophosphatase family protein produces the protein MNEFLNSVRKDLGKLLDEVCNFQLNSKNFKVETKSSMVDYVTDIDKKSDEMIIDFIKTNYPTHQILTEEHGIIGEKSQWCWVVDPIDGTTNFIHSYPLHCISVGLKFENETVLGMVALPVLNTKFHAIKGGGAFKDSDKIYVSKQNILEKSLISTGFPYSRATHNPNLVYFNKIINKIAGIRRSGSAAIDLCFTAAGYTDAYFEFGINEWDYCAGKLILEEAGGKSYKKEFNTKFGKDEMFIFTNSCIDDELKKTLFNS, from the coding sequence ATGAATGAGTTTTTAAATAGTGTTAGAAAAGATTTAGGAAAATTATTAGATGAAGTTTGTAATTTTCAGTTAAATTCTAAAAATTTCAAGGTTGAAACTAAAAGTAGTATGGTTGATTATGTAACAGATATTGATAAAAAAAGCGATGAGATGATAATAGATTTTATTAAAACTAATTATCCAACTCATCAAATTTTAACAGAAGAACACGGCATAATCGGTGAAAAAAGCCAGTGGTGCTGGGTAGTTGATCCAATAGATGGAACTACAAATTTCATACACTCTTATCCATTACACTGTATAAGCGTAGGACTTAAATTTGAAAATGAAACTGTTTTAGGTATGGTAGCACTTCCTGTTTTAAACACCAAATTTCACGCTATAAAGGGTGGTGGAGCTTTTAAGGATAGTGATAAAATTTATGTCTCAAAGCAAAATATTTTAGAAAAATCACTCATCTCAACTGGTTTTCCATACAGTAGAGCCACTCACAATCCAAATTTGGTATATTTTAACAAGATAATAAATAAAATCGCAGGCATTAGAAGAAGCGGTAGTGCTGCGATTGATCTATGTTTTACAGCTGCTGGTTATACGGATGCTTATTTTGAGTTTGGTATAAATGAGTGGGATTACTGTGCTGGAAAACTCATACTTGAAGAAGCTGGTGGCAAATCTTACAAAAAAGAATTTAACACTAAATTTGGTAAAGATGAGATGTTTATTTTTACAAACTCATGCATTGATGATGAGTTAAAAAAAACTCTTTTTAACTCATAA
- a CDS encoding aminotransferase class V-fold PLP-dependent enzyme gives MTFEEAKNQIILKEGVKYFDFTASGLAFKPIEDEILRILQTYSNTHSEASELARITSDYYDRAKAGLKSLLEVDASKFYLLPCGYGATSAIKKFQELMGIYIPPKTREILNIDKKTLKNLPLVIVSPFEHHSNEISYRAGLCEVLRLPMDENGLFNYDALAKTLNENKNRKIIISISVASNITGVMVDYKRVYLMAKAYKAILALDATAAIPYMNIDSGFYDALFASSHKLLGGVGGSGILVIKKSLCDMDEPTFSGGGSVEYVSRSEVVYRLDKERLEESGTPGITQLIRAYLAFKLRNDIGLKAIEEKETKLKEYFLEKILNLDDIKLFAKSVPLDKKLGIFSFNVKGFNPYDFSAYISQKYMIETRAGCSCAGPYAHDLMGKDDGLDYINGMKPAFIRVSLHYTHDKDDIDYLMSAMKATIKKRAQFKHSHSAWRC, from the coding sequence ATGACTTTTGAAGAGGCAAAAAACCAAATTATCTTAAAAGAAGGCGTTAAGTATTTTGATTTTACCGCATCAGGACTCGCTTTTAAGCCAATTGAAGATGAAATTTTAAGAATTTTACAAACCTACTCAAACACTCACTCAGAAGCTAGTGAACTAGCTAGGATTACAAGTGATTATTACGATAGAGCAAAAGCTGGACTAAAAAGCCTGCTAGAAGTAGATGCAAGTAAATTCTACCTTTTACCTTGTGGATACGGTGCAACTTCAGCTATAAAGAAATTTCAAGAGTTAATGGGAATTTATATACCGCCAAAAACTAGAGAAATTTTAAACATTGATAAAAAAACTCTTAAAAATTTACCACTTGTTATAGTATCGCCATTTGAACACCACTCAAATGAGATAAGCTATAGAGCCGGACTTTGTGAAGTTTTAAGGCTTCCTATGGATGAAAACGGGCTTTTTAATTACGATGCTTTAGCTAAAACTCTAAATGAGAATAAAAACCGTAAAATCATAATCTCCATAAGCGTTGCTTCAAATATCACAGGTGTTATGGTTGATTATAAAAGAGTCTATCTTATGGCAAAAGCATATAAAGCTATACTTGCTCTTGATGCAACAGCAGCAATTCCATATATGAATATCGACTCAGGCTTTTATGACGCGCTATTTGCTAGTTCTCACAAGCTTTTAGGTGGCGTTGGTGGAAGTGGAATTTTAGTTATTAAAAAATCTCTTTGTGATATGGACGAGCCTACATTTTCAGGTGGTGGTTCAGTTGAGTATGTAAGTAGAAGTGAGGTTGTATACCGGCTGGATAAGGAGCGTTTAGAAGAGAGTGGCACACCTGGAATTACTCAGTTAATTAGAGCATATCTAGCATTTAAGCTAAGAAATGATATCGGTCTTAAAGCTATAGAAGAAAAAGAGACCAAACTAAAAGAGTACTTTTTAGAAAAGATTTTAAATCTTGATGATATTAAGCTTTTTGCAAAATCCGTCCCACTTGATAAAAAGCTTGGAATATTCTCTTTTAATGTTAAAGGCTTTAATCCATACGACTTTAGTGCTTATATAAGTCAAAAGTATATGATAGAAACTAGAGCAGGGTGCTCTTGTGCTGGACCATATGCTCATGATTTAATGGGTAAAGATGACGGGCTTGATTATATAAATGGTATGAAACCAGCCTTTATAAGAGTAAGCCTACACTATACTCATGACAAAGATGATATAGACTATTTAATGAGTGCCATGAAAGCAACTATTAAAAAAAGAGCTCAGTTTAAGCATTCTCACTCAGCATGGCGTTGCTAA